A stretch of the Rhizomicrobium sp. genome encodes the following:
- a CDS encoding transcriptional regulator produces MSAFDIGRIDDVIHGRLRLGIMAYLANAEVADFTELKSALQATQGNLSIHLRKLEDAGYIAIEKSFLARKPLTRARITPAGRAAFAGYLKAMAKLIEGEAD; encoded by the coding sequence ATGAGCGCCTTCGACATCGGCCGCATCGACGATGTCATCCACGGCCGGCTGCGGCTGGGGATCATGGCCTATCTCGCCAATGCCGAGGTCGCCGATTTCACCGAGCTCAAATCGGCGCTGCAGGCGACCCAGGGCAATCTCTCGATCCATCTGCGCAAGCTCGAGGACGCGGGCTATATCGCGATCGAGAAGAGCTTCCTGGCGCGCAAGCCGCTGACCCGGGCGCGGATCACCCCGGCGGGACGCGCCGCCTTCGCGGGCTATCTCAAGGCGATGGCCAAGCTGATCGAGGGCGAGGCGGATTAG